TGGTTTTTTCGTAACGATGGGTCAGACTAGCGATCTTAAGAACTAGCGAAGGCGCTAGCACGAGTGACACAAGTTGAGGAGACGAAAGGAGAAACACGCAAATGGTGGAGCTTACTGAAAGGGAGCACCAGCTGCTGCGACTGTTGGTCGAGGGAGCATCGAACCGGGTCGCGGCGAACGAAATGGGCATCGCCCTGCGGACGATGGAACTGCACCGGCAGAAGGTGATGCAGAAGCTGGGCGCCAAGTCGGCCGCGCAGCTCGGCTACCTCTACGCCATGGTCGAGAAGGGCGAGCCCTGCGCGACCGTGTAGCCAGCGTCACGCTGCTACCCCGCCGCCCACGGCGGCCCTGCTAATCCAAGGCGCCCGACACACAGGGGGCGTCAACAACCGGTTGGCTCGACTCGGCCGCGTGCTGCGTCATGCCTAGGTTCAATCAAACGCCGCCGCCTGGGGGTTCCCCGGGGCCGCGGCGTTTGCTCATTGACGGGTGAGCCGCGTGGTGTCGACGTAGCCGTACTGCCCGCCGGTCATCCGCGCAAGCTCCTTCAAGAAGTTGTCCTTGCCGCGTTCCGGCCCGCGTCCGAACTCGATCGCGCAGATCGCCGCCCCCACGCGTCCGTTGAGCCGCGCGATCTGCTGCATCTCCCCGCCGGTCATCGCGTCGTCGGCGTCGGTCAGGAAAAACACCACGTCCGGCTCCATGCCCAGCGCGCGCCGCAGGGCGAGGAACCGGTCGGTGCCGCCGTCGGCGGTGATGCCGCCCACAAACGCCGCCGCCGCGGCCAGCGTGCGCTCGTTGGCGAACGCCACGCGGTTGTCGCCCTGCGTCAGGTCGAACGCCCTGAGCCGGTGGTTGAAGAACACGATCTGGAACTGGTGGGTGCTATCCAGCGACTCGAGGCTCGCCAGCAGCTGCTTCTTTGCAGCGGCCAGCGGGGCCCCGGTCATGCTGACCGAGCGGTCGAACGCGTACACGAACTTGTGCCCGGTGCCCTGCACGCCGAACACGCTCACCGTGGCGCCGCCGCCAATGGTGCGGCCGGGCAGCGCATCGCCCTCGCCTGCGCCACCGCCGGGCGTGACTCCCAGCACGCTGTCCGACGCGGACGGGCCCGCCTCGGCGGGCGGCAGGTGCATGGCCAGGTCGGACAACGCCGAGTCGTCAACCGGGCTGCTGGCGGCGGCCGCGGCGCTGGCCGGCGGCGCCGATTCCGCAGGCTGCTGCTGGTCCTCTTCGCCCTCGTAGGTGGTTGTGTTTTCCTCCGTGCTGCGGAGCACGATCCCCGCCCGCGCGGTGGTCTGCTCGGTCGCGCCGCGCGGGCGGCCGGCGGCGATCACCAGCACCGTCGAGACGATCAGCCCGTGCGTCAGCACCGAGATCGCCCAGGCGGGCCACGGCCGCTCGGTCGGAGAGGTTTTCTGCTTCTTTGACAAGGCGGCGGCCGGTTCGGGTCGGGGTGGTTCTCCTGATTCTACTCTGCCGACCAGACCCGGCCCAAGGCGGCCGGGCCCGTCGTCGGTGACCTAAGCTTGCGGTGCTAGAGGAGTTGCGCGGCTTGCGGTAAGATCAGCCGCAGCCCCCCAGCGTGGCGGGCCGGCAAGATCCGCCGCGTGACGTCGACTACCCTCCGCTGCCCACGCAGAGATCCCAACGGAACCTTCTCCCCCTGGAGCCCCCGGACATGCCCCCCTGGTTAATCGCGATTGTCATTATCGGCGGCATCGGCGTGCTCGTGCTGATGTACGGCGTTGGCATCTACAACAAGCTGGTGACCCTCAAGAACCGGTTTGAGAACGCCTTCAGCCAGATCGAGGTGCAGCTCAAACGCCGCTACGACCTCATCCCCAACCTGGTCGAGACCGCCAAGGGCTACATGTCGCACGAGCGCGAAACCCTCGAGGCGGTCATCTCCGCCCGCAACCAGGCGGTCGGCGCGCTGCAGGCCGCGGCCGCCAACCCGGGCGACGCCAAGGCCATGGCCGGCCTGGCCGGCGCCGAGCAGGGCCTGGGCGGCGTGCTGGGGCGGCTGTTCGCCGTCGCCGAGGCGTACCCCGACCTCAAGGCTAACCAGAACATGATGCAGCTCTCCGAGGAGCTCACCTCCACCGAGAACAAGGTTGCGTTCGCCCGCCAGGCGTACAACGACTCGGCCACCGCGTACAACACCTACAAGCAGACCTTCCCGCCGGTGTTCTTCGCCGCGCTGTTCGGGCACGGCGAGAACGCCCAGCTGCTCGACTTCGACGACGCCCAGATCAGCGAGGCCCCCAAGGTGAGCTTCTGATGCGGGGGGAGCGTCGGCGGGCCGCGGCTCGGATCGCCCGACCGGCCCTCGGACCCGACGCCCTGACTCCTCACCCCTGACCCCTCCGGCATGGCAACCGACTTCTTCCAACGCCAGGACGCCGCACGACGCAGCACCGCCTGGCTGGTGGTGCTGTTCCTGCTGGGCGTGGTGGGCATCGTGGCGACCGTGGTGGTCGTGGCGGCCTTCGCTTCGCAGTACTTCGAGCGCTCGCCCTACGGGGCGCTGGGGTCCTACCAGTTCGACTGGCGGTACCCGATCGCGGCCGGGCTGATCACGCTGCTGATCATCACCGGCGGCACGCTGTTCAAGATCATCATGCTCCGCAACGGCGGCGGGCAGAGCGTGGCCGAGCGGCTCGGCGGGCGGCGCCTGCTGCACGACGGCGCCGGCTACGACGAACAAAAGCTGCTGAACGTGGTGGAGGAGATGGCCCTCGCCTCCGGCGTGCCGACCCCGCCGGTCTACCTGCTGAACGAACAGGGCATCAACGCCTTCGCGGCCGGCTACTCGCCGTCCGACGCGGTGATCGGCGTCACCCGCGGCGCCGTCGAAAACCTGTCGCGCGACCAGCTGCAGGGCGTGATCGCGCACGAGTTCAGCCACATCCTCAACGGCGACATGCGGATGGGCATCCGCCTGATCGGCATCCTGCACGGCATCCTCCTGCTGGGTCTGGTGGGCCGCTGGCTGTTCGAGATCCTCATCCGCGGCGGCGCCAGCTCCTCCGGCTACAACCGCCGCCACTCCAGCGACAAGGGCGGCGCCGGCGGCGGGTCGATCCTGGTGTTCCTGGGCGTGGCGATCGTGCTGATCATCCTCGGCGCCATCGGCAGCTTTGTCGGCGGGCTCATCAAGGCGGCCGTCAGCCGCCAGCGCGAGTACCTGGCCGACGCGTCCGCCGTGCAGTTCACCCGCAACCCGGGCGGCATCGGCGGAGCGCTCAAGCGGATCGGCGGCCTCGCGTCCGGCTCGCAGCTCCGCAACCCCAACGCGGCCGAGGCCAGCCACATGTTCTTCGCCCAGGGCGTGTGGGAGGGCTTCACCGGGCTGATGGCCACCCACCCGCCGCTCGGCAAACGCATCCTCGCGATCGACCCGCAGTGGGACGGCAAGTTCCCCCGCGTCGAAGCCGCCCCGCAGTCCCACGTTACCGCCGAGGGCGCGGCCGGGTTCGCCGGCGGCGGCGGGCCCGACGCCGGCCAGCTCGAGGTCCCCGTCGAGACGGTGGACCACGCGGTCGACCAGATCGGCGAGCCCACCCAGCTGCACCGCGACTACGCCCGCGACCTGCTGCAGGAGATCCCGCCGGCGGTGCTGTCGTCGGTCCGCGAGCCGTACGGCGCCCGCGCGGTGGTGTACGGCCTGCTGCTCGACGACGACCCCTCCGTCCGCGAGGCGCAGTTCGCCGCGCTGTCGGAACTCGCCGAGGCCGACGTCGTGCGGCTCACGCGCGAGCTGGCGCCCGTGCTCGACGCCACCACCGTCAACGCCCGACTGCCGCTGGTCGACCTGGCGCTCCCGTCGCTCCGGGCGTTGTCGCAGCCGCAGTACGACCGCTTCCGCAAGAGCTTCTGGGCGCTGGTCCGCGCGGATGAGCGGCTCGGCCTGTTCGAGTGGACGCTGGCCCAGGTGCTGATGCGGCACCTGGCGCCGCAGTTCGAGGCCGTCCGCTCGCCCGGCGTGCAGTACTACGGGCTGCAGAAGCTGGGCGGCCCGGTCAGCGCGCTCTTGTCGGCCATGGCGCACGCCGGCCACGACGCCCGCCAGGCGGCCGGCGCGTTCCAGGCCGCCGCCGGTCACTTCCCCGACCTCCAACTCGAGCTCCTCCCGGCCACGCAGAGCGGGCTGTCCTCGCTGCAGGACGCGCTCGCCAAGCTGGCCACGGTGGCGCCGCGCCTCCGCGGCCAACTGGTCGACGCCTGCGCCGAGTCCATCTGCTTCGACGGCCACGTCAACGCGCGCGAAGCCGAACTCCTCCGCGGCGTGTCCGACCTGCTCGACTGCCCGATGCCGCCGCTGGTGGCGGGGCAAACCGTCGGCGCAGCGTAACGGCGTTGCCGGCCGCTTGCGCTGCTCCCCCGGCTGGCGCCGAGGGCTCCTGGCGGCGCCAAACGTTGCGTGCTGAATCGGCGTTCCCCCTGCATCAGCTACCGAGCGTTAGCCCCCGGTTCTTCTCACCGGCCCCGCCGCTAAGCTTTGCTTCTCCCTGTCCAACTCGTTCTGTCCAAAAACACGAAGCGAGGGGACAAAACCCGGCCCATTCGTTGGCGGCTCATCACCGTTTGGCACTTCTTCCGCGGGTTCCGCCGCAACGGGCGCCGGTGCTGCAGCGGGAGGTTTTGTCCGTTTTGGCGCATCGACGTCGGACGATTGCCCGGCCGGCGGCTGCTCATCGACAGGCGCGGCGACGCGTTCGGCAAGCTCCCGCAGCGCGGCCGGGACCGGCGACTCGCGTTTTGCCCTGGCGGGCGGCGCTGCTAGATCTACTTCCGGCAGGCTTGGCTTTGGGTCGCGCGGCTTTCGGCCGGTAGCGATCTGGTCGATCTGATCCTCGATGGCCCACTGCTGCGGCAGGCCGGGAACTTCGCGGCGCACGACCTCCTTCACCGCGCCTACGACCCGCTCCAGCTCGACCCGCCGCCGCCGATCCGCGCGGCGCCGCTCATCGCGGCGTTCCTGCCGTTCCACCAGCCAGGCCGCGGCCCGCCAGTGCGTTTCCGCCGCCCGCCGCACCGCCTGCAGCGGCCCCAGCCGCGCGGCCATCTTGGCCCGCCTCACTTTGAGGTCGAAGTCGTCATCGCGGTCCCGCTCGCGGCGGATTGTCTTGACGCTGCACCCCACATACTCGGCCGCGCTGCCGAGCGTCATCCCCGCGGTCAGCAGCGCGCAAACCTCCCGCCGCTTGGTCTCATCCAACACCCGTGGCCGACTCATGGTTACCCCCCGTCGATAGCGTATAGAAAGTGAGAGTGTACGCACGTACACACCCTCTTTCTATCCGACAGGGTGGCCTGGTTTCTACCAAAAACCCCGGAGAAAACAGCGTTCGAGGCGCCACCGTAGGCCGGGCCAAGCGGCGCGAAAAGCAATCCACCCCGCCACGCCCAACCGCCGCGCCGTTCCGGCAATTCGACGTCCGACGCATGGCCAGATCGGTTCCGCCGGAGCAGCGCGGCGGCAGCATCGGCTATCTACGGCCGCCTCCCGCGCCGCTTGATCTGGCCTACGGGCTAGGCAGCGCACTGGCGTAGCCAGTGGCGCCCGATTGGTACGCTTGGTCGCCTATCCCGTCACCATGCCATACCCAACAATCCGGGCGCCTTCCCTCAGCGTGAAGCAGGCGCCCGGTTGAACGCCGCTGTAGTCCACGTTTCCGTCGTACATCAGAGTGAGCCGAACCTTATGGGGAACCCCTGGCGTCAACTCTTCCCCATCTCCGTGCATTGCGACGCCAAGGTAGTGTTCCAAGATCTGGTTGTGCTCATCGACTAGGGCGACGCGCTGCTTCGCGTCTCCCAAGACAATATGAGGCCTGTAGTCGGCCGAAGCGAACGCCGGATGACTCCTGCCGCCTTCTTCCGGTTGAAGGAACGTGACCGTTGCCTCGACAAGTGGTTTGCTGCACACTGCCCCAGACCCTTGCTTAGCGACTAGTGCCCTCGCCAGCCAACCGACTCAGCACCTTCAAGAACCGCACGTCCTCTTTGCCCAGGCTCGCCTGGGCCCACTGCGCCGGCTTGTCGATCACGTCGGCGTAGGTGTTGGCGATCGCCTGGCAGGTCAGCTTGAACATCCGCTGGCGGTCGCGCTGGCCGAAGTCGAGCGACTCGGAGTCGAACTCCATGAGCGGGTCGTACTCCAGCTCGGTAGTGTTGAGCGCCCGGTCGAGCTGTGTGAGCAGCGGGTTCACGATCGACGTCGCGCCGGACTCGTGGAACTGCTGCAGCACCTCCCGCTCGGCCGACTTCAGGCGGCCGGCCAGCTCGCGCGAGTTGGCCGTGTCGCCCGCGTACTTCAGGCCGTGCTTGGACAGCAGCATGCCGACCGACGGGATCAGCGCCTTGGCGGCCACCGCCGCGCCGGCCAGCGGGTTGATCAGCGCCACCAGCCCTCCGATCAGCAGCACGCCGCCGAACACCTGCTGGTCCAGCCGGTCGATCTGGTCGGCCAGGCTGTTGAGCCGTGACCCGATGGCGCCGTCCGACGCGGGCAGCGCCTGGGCGCCGGCGCGGGCGTCGGCCAGCAGGATGTGCTCGACGGTCGGCAGCGCGTTCTCGTGCGGCAGGTGGAACACCCGCCGCTTGGGCAGGTCGTTGATGGGCGGCGCGCCCTCCGGCAGGCACCGCATCGTGTACAGCGAGTACCGCAGCTCCGACCGGCGGTCGGGCGTCAGGAAGTAGTGCTTCTCGTCCACCTGGTCGTGGTCGTACGACGAGGAGGTCTCGGTCGAGCCCAGCAGCCACGCGCCGCCCACCGCCTCGCGGGCGTAGCCCACGCCGGCGCCCAGCACGCCGGTCGCCTGAGCGAACGCCGTGGCGCCGAGGTCCTTGGCCTGGTTGAGCAGTTTGAAAACGTCCATCGATGTTCAATTCGTGGTTAGCGATCTGGCCCGCGGAGTTGCCCGTAGCCCCCGGCTCTGCCGGGGGATGATCCTGCTGGGCGCCATTGCACTCCTTCTATCCCCCCGCAGTAACCAATCGCTACGAGGCAATCGCACAGGAAGTGATGATCTTGGGTGCAATCGTTCTGAAGCACGACAGAGTCCGAAAATGCCCACGTTGGAATCGGTGGGCCACTCGCTGTAAGGCGCTGGGAAGTTTAGGCTTGTGGTTCAGGCGGTGTGGCTCTGGCGGGCGGCTAACGCCCTGCGAGCTATCCTATTGGACCCTCCACGGTAGTCGGTTTCTAGAACAAAACCCGCGTTTCGAGCACGCACACAACCAAGACGAGCCGCCCGGCAGCGATGCGGCGGGAACAGCAGGCGGAAGCGACGTATGAACCCTTCACACCTCAGAGCCAAGTCGGAGCTGTTGGATCAGCTGCGCGCGTTCTTCCAGAGCCGCGGCTTTACGGAAGTCGCCACCCCGATCGCGTCGGTCGAGGTGATCCCCGAGCGGCACATCGAGCTGTTCCGCACCACCGCGGGCGACTACCTGCAGGCGTCGCCGGAGATGGCGATGAAGCGGCTGCTGTGCCTAGGGGCCGGGCCGATCTTCCAGTTCGCCAAGGCGTTCCGCGCCGAGGAACGCGGCCCGCTGCACTCGCCCGAGTTCACGATGCTCGAGTGGTACCGCCCGGGGCACGACCTGCACGCCGGCATCGACCTGCTGGACGAGCTGGTGCAGGCGACCCTGGCGCCGCTCCCCTGCAAGCGGACCAGCTACCGCGAGGCGTTCGTCGAGCACGCCGGCTGCGACCCCTTCGACGCCGACGCCGTGCGGGCCGCTGCGGCATGCATCGAAGCCGGCGACATTGACCAGACGGACGAGCTGCTCAACCAGCTGCTCGCCAAGCGGGTCGAGCCGCAGCTGGGGGCCGAGCGACCGGAGATCCTGTACCACTACCCGGCCACGCAGTCGGCCCTGGCCGAGACCGCTGCCGACGACCGGGGCGCCGCGGTGGCCGAGCGGTTCGAGCTGTACTACCGCGGCGTGGAGCTGGCCAACGGCTACCACGAGCTGACCGACGCCGCCGTGCTGCGGCGCCGGCTGGAGGAGGCCAACCAGGGCCGTATCGCCGACGGCCGCGACGCGCTGCCGATGCCCGAGGAGATGCTGCGGCTGATGCAAGAGCCCGGCCTGCCGGCCTGCGCCGGCGTGGCGCTTGGCGTCGATCGGCTGTTGATGCTGCGCGTGGGCGCCGGGTCGATCGACGAGGTGCTCTAGATCGGCGGACGCCTGACGTGGCGCTGCGCCTCGTCGATGAGGGGCCACCAAACCCAGTGCAGCCCGGCGCGCCTGGCGGCGGCGAACGCGAGCCAGCAAGCCGCCATCCAGGTCAGGTGGACCAATGTCCAAGAACCCTTCAGCGAAGCGAAGAACGGAGCGGCGCCCAGCGACCAGCTTGCGGCCGAGTCCCCCAGGTGGGCGAACAGGCCGCCGGTCCACTCGACGATTGGGATGCCCGCCAGCCCCAGCAGCGTGAGGCCGATAGCGTGCTCTCGGCTCAGGTGGTCGCGGCCGGCGAGCCAGGCGGCGGACAGGCCCCCGACCGCGAGGCCGAGCCCCATGACAACCGACAGCAGCAGGCTTGCGCCGGCGGGCAGTTCGCTGCCCTCAACGCTGTTGAGCCAGTGCCGGGCCGAGGCCGCCAGCACCGCCGTGGCGCTGGCCAGCACGAACAACGCCGGCAGCCGGAACCGCGATGGGTCGGTTGGCAGAATAAGCGAGGCCTCGCGCGTCAGTGCGGCCTCGCTCGAAAAGCGGTACTGGCGCGTCAGGATGACGAAGCTACCTGCCATCCAAGCCGCCGCGCAGATCGCCGGGATCGGCGCCCAGGGTGTGCCGGGCAGGGGGCTGGCGAGCACCGCGTGGGCGTGCAGCAGCAGCGCCAACGCGATCACCCCGGCGGTGACGCGGTTGATAACACTCGACGTGCCCGCGACGGCGTAGGCACAGCTCACCGCCATCGGCGCCATCAGCAGACCGGCCCACAGCAGGGGTGGGAGCTGGGTCTCGAGCAGCGGCTTGGGCGGCATTACTTGCGGTCCCAGACCTCGAATGTGAATGAGTGCTCGTGCTTCTCGTCGGCGGGGTGGTCCACTTTCTCGGTCAGCTCGAAGCGGGACCAGTCGACCTCGGGGAAGTGGGCGTGGCCGTCCTCGATGGTGGCGTGCACGCGGGTCA
This portion of the Posidoniimonas corsicana genome encodes:
- a CDS encoding LuxR C-terminal-related transcriptional regulator gives rise to the protein MVELTEREHQLLRLLVEGASNRVAANEMGIALRTMELHRQKVMQKLGAKSAAQLGYLYAMVEKGEPCATV
- a CDS encoding LemA family protein, with product MPPWLIAIVIIGGIGVLVLMYGVGIYNKLVTLKNRFENAFSQIEVQLKRRYDLIPNLVETAKGYMSHERETLEAVISARNQAVGALQAAAANPGDAKAMAGLAGAEQGLGGVLGRLFAVAEAYPDLKANQNMMQLSEELTSTENKVAFARQAYNDSATAYNTYKQTFPPVFFAALFGHGENAQLLDFDDAQISEAPKVSF
- a CDS encoding M48 family metallopeptidase; this translates as MATDFFQRQDAARRSTAWLVVLFLLGVVGIVATVVVVAAFASQYFERSPYGALGSYQFDWRYPIAAGLITLLIITGGTLFKIIMLRNGGGQSVAERLGGRRLLHDGAGYDEQKLLNVVEEMALASGVPTPPVYLLNEQGINAFAAGYSPSDAVIGVTRGAVENLSRDQLQGVIAHEFSHILNGDMRMGIRLIGILHGILLLGLVGRWLFEILIRGGASSSGYNRRHSSDKGGAGGGSILVFLGVAIVLIILGAIGSFVGGLIKAAVSRQREYLADASAVQFTRNPGGIGGALKRIGGLASGSQLRNPNAAEASHMFFAQGVWEGFTGLMATHPPLGKRILAIDPQWDGKFPRVEAAPQSHVTAEGAAGFAGGGGPDAGQLEVPVETVDHAVDQIGEPTQLHRDYARDLLQEIPPAVLSSVREPYGARAVVYGLLLDDDPSVREAQFAALSELAEADVVRLTRELAPVLDATTVNARLPLVDLALPSLRALSQPQYDRFRKSFWALVRADERLGLFEWTLAQVLMRHLAPQFEAVRSPGVQYYGLQKLGGPVSALLSAMAHAGHDARQAAGAFQAAAGHFPDLQLELLPATQSGLSSLQDALAKLATVAPRLRGQLVDACAESICFDGHVNAREAELLRGVSDLLDCPMPPLVAGQTVGAA
- the epmA gene encoding EF-P lysine aminoacylase EpmA — its product is MNPSHLRAKSELLDQLRAFFQSRGFTEVATPIASVEVIPERHIELFRTTAGDYLQASPEMAMKRLLCLGAGPIFQFAKAFRAEERGPLHSPEFTMLEWYRPGHDLHAGIDLLDELVQATLAPLPCKRTSYREAFVEHAGCDPFDADAVRAAAACIEAGDIDQTDELLNQLLAKRVEPQLGAERPEILYHYPATQSALAETAADDRGAAVAERFELYYRGVELANGYHELTDAAVLRRRLEEANQGRIADGRDALPMPEEMLRLMQEPGLPACAGVALGVDRLLMLRVGAGSIDEVL